A window of Haloarchaeobius litoreus contains these coding sequences:
- a CDS encoding ATP-dependent DNA helicase, whose amino-acid sequence MDDWRDVFGHAAPYDEQVDGIETTIDTARDGGFTVVEGACGTGKTMLALTAGIHLVRDPDSDYERVLVLTSVKQQLRQFEADLETINENLPTDWDPVSALTLVGKSDVCPYNREHAGGIDDENVYDRCDSLRERTRDLAGEGGATTAEALAAEARSQQIDLAGSGAGGPAASYLESAGEMSPYPPTMPEYDTGGADVEFCPFYARFLADLPDDGDPAEAVPFDLTETGLLRPDDLVAKGMEYGSCPHSLMGVLLGHAEVVVGNYYHAFDPRTTSSFTGALLDDSTFVVCDEAHMLEPRVRDLVSDRVADATLRDAEAELTRVIQPVEFDEGSGEAARHTTADAELVRAELSDAEVGLPELKAARSFVTDVREELDRRVTAHLDREHRSWRADLTELHDDEIPLRDPDTPQPDELTEWAERAGYGPADWTNLPSVAAVVARVLNDAEDEEKSRAVEGMARTLASWYHRGHTEYFREIELERTWDDTEPADSWRRAYNARLAIQNCVPSGVIGEHLAEFGGGVLMSATLEPLDAFAEVTGLKHLQNEGRPVETRTYGLHFPAENRESFAVDAPKFTYDNRGDPGEENRTRRMHADAVCAVASRPGNVLVGMPNYREAEWIAGVCDERLDKPVLLDESSADSTTESLKDEFFAGDGKVLVTSLRGTLTEGVDYRGDRLSAAVVCGVPLINTASPRTRALKRAYDDKWGDGFEYALTVPAVRKARQAIGRVIRGPEEVGVRVFVDARYARDSWDSVREYFPETEREEFQPVSPDMLDLGLDRFWSTQR is encoded by the coding sequence ATGGACGACTGGCGGGACGTGTTCGGACACGCAGCGCCGTACGACGAGCAGGTCGACGGCATCGAGACGACCATCGACACCGCCCGTGACGGCGGATTCACGGTGGTCGAGGGGGCCTGCGGGACTGGCAAGACGATGCTCGCGCTGACGGCGGGCATCCACCTCGTCCGCGACCCCGACAGCGACTACGAGCGCGTCCTCGTACTCACGAGCGTCAAACAGCAGCTCCGCCAGTTCGAAGCGGATCTGGAGACGATAAACGAGAACCTGCCCACGGACTGGGACCCCGTCTCGGCGCTGACGCTGGTCGGGAAGTCCGACGTCTGCCCGTACAACCGCGAGCATGCGGGCGGCATCGACGACGAGAACGTCTACGACCGCTGCGACTCGCTCCGCGAGCGCACCCGCGACCTCGCCGGGGAGGGCGGTGCGACGACTGCGGAGGCCCTCGCCGCCGAAGCGAGGAGCCAGCAGATAGACCTCGCGGGCTCCGGCGCGGGCGGCCCCGCAGCGTCCTACCTGGAGAGCGCGGGCGAGATGTCGCCGTACCCGCCGACGATGCCCGAGTACGACACGGGCGGCGCGGACGTGGAGTTCTGCCCGTTCTACGCCCGGTTCCTCGCCGACCTGCCCGACGACGGCGACCCCGCGGAGGCGGTGCCGTTCGACCTGACCGAGACCGGCCTCCTGCGCCCCGACGACCTCGTCGCGAAGGGGATGGAGTACGGCTCCTGCCCGCACTCGCTGATGGGGGTGCTTCTCGGCCACGCCGAGGTCGTCGTCGGCAACTACTACCACGCGTTCGACCCCCGGACGACGAGCTCGTTCACCGGCGCGCTGCTCGACGACTCGACCTTCGTCGTCTGCGACGAGGCGCACATGCTCGAACCCCGCGTCAGAGACCTCGTCAGCGACCGCGTGGCCGACGCGACGCTCCGCGACGCCGAGGCCGAACTCACCCGGGTCATCCAGCCCGTCGAGTTCGACGAGGGCAGCGGGGAGGCGGCCCGGCACACCACTGCCGACGCCGAACTCGTCCGGGCCGAACTCTCGGACGCCGAGGTCGGCCTCCCCGAGCTGAAGGCCGCACGCTCGTTCGTCACCGACGTCCGCGAGGAGCTGGACCGCCGTGTCACCGCCCACCTCGACCGCGAGCACCGCTCATGGCGCGCGGACCTGACAGAGCTACACGACGACGAGATACCGCTGCGGGACCCGGACACGCCACAGCCCGACGAGCTGACCGAGTGGGCCGAACGGGCTGGGTACGGCCCCGCCGACTGGACGAACCTCCCGAGCGTCGCGGCCGTCGTCGCCAGAGTCCTCAACGACGCCGAGGACGAGGAGAAGTCCAGGGCCGTCGAGGGGATGGCCCGCACGCTCGCGTCGTGGTACCACCGCGGCCACACCGAGTACTTCCGCGAGATAGAGCTGGAACGCACCTGGGACGACACCGAGCCCGCCGACTCCTGGCGGCGCGCGTACAACGCCCGGCTGGCGATCCAGAACTGCGTCCCCTCCGGCGTCATCGGCGAGCACCTCGCCGAGTTCGGTGGCGGTGTGCTGATGAGCGCGACGCTCGAACCGCTCGACGCCTTCGCGGAGGTCACCGGCCTGAAACACCTCCAGAACGAGGGGCGGCCGGTCGAGACGCGAACCTACGGCCTGCACTTCCCCGCGGAGAACCGCGAATCCTTCGCGGTCGACGCGCCGAAGTTCACCTACGACAACCGGGGCGACCCCGGCGAGGAGAACCGGACCCGGCGGATGCACGCCGACGCGGTCTGTGCGGTCGCGAGCCGGCCGGGCAACGTGCTCGTCGGGATGCCGAACTACCGCGAGGCGGAGTGGATCGCGGGCGTCTGCGACGAGCGGCTCGACAAGCCCGTCCTGCTGGACGAATCGAGCGCGGACAGCACCACGGAGTCGCTGAAGGACGAGTTCTTCGCGGGCGACGGGAAGGTGCTCGTCACCAGCCTCCGGGGCACGCTCACCGAGGGCGTGGACTACCGCGGCGACCGGCTCTCGGCCGCGGTCGTCTGCGGTGTCCCGCTCATCAACACCGCCTCGCCACGGACGCGGGCCCTGAAGCGCGCCTACGACGACAAATGGGGCGACGGCTTCGAGTACGCGCTGACCGTGCCGGCGGTCCGGAAGGCGAGGCAGGCCATCGGGCGGGTTATCCGTGGCCCCGAGGAGGTCGGCGTCAGGGTGTTCGTCGACGCGCGCTACGCCCGGGACTCGTGGGATTCGGTGCGCGAGTACTTCCCCGAGACGGAGCGCGAGGAGTTCCAGCCGGTCAGTCCCGACATGCTGGACCTGGGGCTGGACCGGTTCTGGTCGACACAGAGGTAG
- a CDS encoding class I SAM-dependent methyltransferase: MSFDWERDFYAATDWDRGAYLGGEAMPGHLERFFERVGVPESVADVGCGPALVPFELAPGSPDTDFYCYDVAPSVVEANRERAAEEGLDNLHFSVAGLPDLGVDSEFDLVYCMATLYFVADAERAVTELYELVAPGGTLVCNYPNRYTKVWVNEDTDDTRRAAFELVGRGENLLSYDWIGELLGRTPRSYWSAVGAGDADYARRSSPAVYVTKPE, encoded by the coding sequence ATGTCGTTCGACTGGGAGCGGGACTTCTACGCGGCCACGGACTGGGACCGCGGTGCCTACCTCGGCGGCGAGGCGATGCCCGGTCATCTGGAGCGCTTCTTCGAGCGCGTCGGCGTCCCCGAATCGGTCGCGGACGTGGGCTGTGGCCCCGCGCTGGTCCCGTTCGAGCTCGCACCCGGGTCGCCCGACACTGACTTCTACTGCTACGACGTTGCGCCCTCGGTCGTCGAGGCGAACCGCGAACGGGCGGCCGAGGAGGGCCTCGACAACCTCCACTTCTCGGTGGCGGGACTCCCCGACCTCGGGGTCGACAGCGAGTTCGACCTCGTCTACTGCATGGCGACGCTGTACTTCGTCGCGGACGCCGAGCGCGCCGTCACCGAACTGTACGAGCTGGTCGCGCCCGGCGGGACACTCGTCTGCAACTACCCGAACCGCTACACGAAGGTGTGGGTGAACGAGGACACCGACGACACGCGGCGCGCGGCGTTCGAACTCGTCGGCCGCGGCGAGAACCTGCTGTCGTACGATTGGATCGGCGAACTGCTCGGTCGCACCCCCCGGAGCTACTGGTCGGCCGTCGGCGCGGGCGACGCCGACTACGCCCGCCGGTCGAGCCCGGCGGTGTACGTCACGAAGCCGGAGTAG